From a single Pseudalkalibacillus hwajinpoensis genomic region:
- a CDS encoding DNA topoisomerase III — protein sequence MAVVCIIAEKPDQGSRLAAPYPTEKKQGYLYIKPNPDFPDGAYMTWAVGHLCELVPPETYELSWKKWSLKTLPMIPQQFQYQVTKGKWKQFKVIKELVNKKEVRSIIHAGDAGREGELIVRTILNQAGCKKPMKRLWISSLTERAVKEGFGALLDEKETRNLYYEAYARSCADWVVGINTSRVYTLLFQQKGVQDVFSAGRVQTPTLALVVKREKEIADFKSEPFWEVKGTFDYNGRRVVGKWIKDDQTRIDSPDMAQAIAQFCEGKDCVASDVKKERKQYKPPFLYQLSSLQSTANKRYKFSPKKTLDIAQKLYTKGMISYPRSDSSFVTKDEAAEFPSILSKLQKQQAYQDLFPLTLDSIITDKRFVNAAKVSDHYAIIPTEQVPNIDKLAGDEAKIYDLIARSLLAAHEEAAIVDYTTLTTLVEGRAAYQSKGQVRIQEGWHRIIKSSQKDEELPAIEKHEPGKVVSAEVTEGKTQPPKRFTEGQLITMMKTAGKHLDNESLEKILKDTEGLGTEATRAGIITMLKDRKYINVEKNQVFATEKGILLIDSIGNAVLSSPEMTAKWEQRLKQIGSGEASHQTFMDSVKKLAAKLTSDAIEASGSWNLKDIKIEPASVSKRLLGKKVGQCPICGSEVIDKGKLYGCSSYSKTKCPFTLSKRILGKPISQTNAKKLLTEGKTNVIKGLKSKKGTFDAALVWNTTEKKTTFEFDKK from the coding sequence TTGGCTGTAGTTTGTATCATTGCCGAAAAACCCGATCAGGGCTCGCGCTTAGCGGCTCCTTATCCAACAGAAAAGAAACAGGGATATCTCTACATAAAACCAAATCCGGATTTCCCGGATGGTGCATATATGACATGGGCGGTCGGTCACTTATGTGAGCTTGTACCGCCGGAAACGTATGAACTGTCATGGAAGAAATGGTCTCTAAAAACCTTGCCAATGATTCCTCAGCAATTTCAGTATCAAGTGACAAAAGGAAAATGGAAGCAGTTTAAAGTGATTAAAGAGCTGGTGAACAAAAAAGAAGTAAGGTCGATTATTCATGCGGGAGATGCTGGGAGAGAAGGGGAGCTCATCGTACGAACGATCCTGAACCAGGCGGGATGTAAAAAACCAATGAAGCGGCTCTGGATTTCTTCTCTTACTGAACGAGCCGTTAAAGAAGGATTTGGCGCTCTTCTTGATGAAAAGGAAACACGTAATCTCTACTATGAAGCCTATGCAAGATCATGTGCTGATTGGGTCGTAGGGATTAATACTTCGCGAGTTTACACCCTCCTTTTTCAACAAAAAGGCGTTCAGGATGTGTTCTCAGCAGGTAGAGTTCAGACGCCAACGCTCGCTCTCGTAGTAAAGCGAGAGAAAGAAATTGCTGATTTTAAGTCAGAACCATTCTGGGAAGTAAAAGGAACCTTTGATTATAACGGGAGGCGAGTAGTCGGGAAATGGATAAAAGACGATCAAACCCGAATTGATTCACCTGACATGGCACAGGCAATTGCTCAATTTTGTGAAGGGAAAGATTGTGTTGCGAGCGATGTGAAGAAGGAGCGTAAGCAGTATAAGCCTCCATTTTTATATCAGCTATCATCGCTTCAATCAACCGCAAACAAGCGATATAAATTTTCGCCTAAAAAGACGCTTGATATTGCTCAAAAGCTCTACACAAAAGGAATGATTTCATATCCAAGAAGTGACTCAAGCTTTGTTACCAAAGACGAAGCAGCAGAGTTTCCTTCAATTTTGTCTAAACTTCAAAAGCAGCAAGCATATCAAGATTTATTCCCACTAACACTCGATTCGATTATCACTGATAAACGGTTTGTGAATGCAGCGAAAGTTAGTGACCACTATGCGATTATTCCAACAGAACAGGTTCCAAACATCGATAAGCTAGCAGGTGATGAAGCAAAGATCTATGATTTGATCGCAAGAAGTCTTCTGGCTGCACATGAAGAAGCAGCCATTGTGGATTATACAACATTAACAACGCTTGTAGAGGGACGTGCTGCCTATCAATCGAAAGGGCAGGTTCGTATTCAAGAAGGATGGCACCGTATCATTAAATCAAGTCAAAAGGATGAGGAACTTCCTGCGATTGAAAAACACGAACCAGGGAAAGTCGTTTCTGCAGAAGTTACCGAGGGGAAAACACAGCCTCCAAAGCGATTTACTGAAGGTCAGTTAATTACGATGATGAAAACGGCTGGTAAACACCTTGATAATGAATCACTTGAGAAAATATTAAAAGATACAGAAGGTCTTGGAACAGAAGCAACTAGAGCCGGGATTATTACAATGCTTAAGGATCGTAAGTATATTAACGTCGAGAAAAACCAGGTGTTTGCAACAGAGAAAGGTATATTACTCATCGATTCAATCGGGAATGCTGTGCTCTCAAGCCCTGAAATGACCGCCAAGTGGGAACAGCGTTTGAAGCAAATTGGAAGTGGTGAAGCTTCACATCAAACGTTTATGGATTCAGTGAAAAAGCTCGCTGCAAAACTAACTTCAGATGCAATCGAAGCTTCTGGATCGTGGAACCTGAAAGACATTAAAATCGAACCTGCCTCTGTATCCAAAAGGTTACTCGGAAAGAAAGTTGGACAGTGCCCTATTTGCGGATCAGAAGTTATTGATAAAGGAAAGCTCTATGGTTGCAGCAGCTATTCAAAAACGAAGTGCCCGTTTACCCTTTCAAAACGCATCCTCGGAAAACCAATCTCTCAAACCAATGCTAAAAAACTTTTAACAGAAGGTAAAACGAATGTTATCAAAGGCCTAAAAAGTAAAAAAGGGACGTTTGATGCCGCACTTGTATGGAATACTACTGAAAAGAAAACTACATTTGAATTTGATAAAAAATAG
- the cydD gene encoding thiol reductant ABC exporter subunit CydD → MRNELRAYAAGHRGKQLMMVLASFIIGAAMIGQAYLFVTIVNMVFIDKSTFEEIIPYLLGLLVVLLFRSFLSHGIGKMGVKMAASVKQKVRQALLQKFSGNPLLASYQGHSGHKVSVLLDAVDEIDSYYSKYIPQVIQTSIVPLFILVAVSIQHLPTGLIMVITAPFIPIFYIIIGIRTQKKSEEQLDKMTVFSGRFLDTIRGLTTLKLFQRSTKYKEVIKESSLNYRDATLEVLKVAFVSSLMLELISMLSIGLIALEIGLRLIVFNTMSFTTAFFVLMLAPEFYLSLKELGSAFHTGRGSMSAMNKVSEELNGETRIVEWGEGILRDTKMPPTISLAVVSFTYEKDRFVLSPLNTTIKPYERIAVIGKSGSGKSTLLHLIGGLLPADQGEINVNGIPLTYLKEKEWFNQVSYISQRPYLFTGTIAENIKIGARNSSQAEIEKAAAKAGIDSFISSLEKGYETVIGESGRGLSGGEQQRIALARAFLNRPSVILFDEPTTGLDLFTEKVLQTSIQELSREATVITVAHRLHTIRQADKILLLDEGKLVAQGTDDELFKQSKLYQKMVNVQKEGVAL, encoded by the coding sequence ATGAGAAATGAATTAAGAGCATATGCAGCAGGGCACAGGGGAAAACAGCTCATGATGGTACTGGCTTCTTTTATAATTGGAGCGGCAATGATCGGCCAAGCCTACCTTTTTGTAACGATTGTTAACATGGTATTTATTGATAAGTCAACGTTTGAAGAGATCATTCCTTATCTTTTAGGGTTGCTTGTTGTATTGCTTTTTAGATCTTTCTTATCTCATGGGATTGGAAAGATGGGGGTGAAGATGGCTGCCTCTGTTAAACAGAAAGTCAGGCAGGCTTTGCTTCAGAAATTCTCCGGGAATCCACTTTTAGCATCTTACCAGGGGCACTCGGGTCATAAGGTAAGTGTTTTGCTTGATGCGGTAGATGAAATCGATTCGTACTATAGTAAGTATATTCCTCAGGTGATTCAAACCTCGATTGTTCCGTTATTTATCTTGGTTGCTGTTTCCATTCAGCATCTGCCAACTGGACTTATTATGGTCATCACTGCTCCTTTCATTCCGATTTTCTATATTATCATTGGGATCAGAACCCAGAAGAAATCAGAGGAGCAGCTTGATAAAATGACGGTTTTCTCAGGACGTTTTCTAGATACGATTCGGGGGTTAACCACTCTGAAATTGTTTCAGCGATCAACAAAGTACAAGGAAGTTATTAAGGAGAGTAGCCTGAATTATCGAGATGCTACGCTCGAGGTGTTAAAAGTTGCTTTCGTTTCTTCATTGATGCTCGAACTTATCTCGATGCTAAGCATTGGTTTAATTGCACTTGAAATTGGCCTCAGGTTAATTGTTTTTAACACGATGTCATTTACAACCGCCTTCTTTGTGCTAATGTTAGCACCTGAATTCTATCTTTCTTTAAAAGAGTTAGGCAGTGCTTTTCATACTGGTAGAGGGAGCATGAGTGCGATGAATAAAGTGAGCGAAGAGCTCAATGGTGAAACGAGAATCGTTGAATGGGGTGAGGGTATACTCCGTGATACAAAAATGCCCCCGACCATTTCATTAGCTGTTGTTTCATTTACGTATGAAAAGGACCGATTTGTGCTTTCACCGCTAAATACGACAATCAAACCATATGAAAGAATAGCGGTTATCGGAAAAAGTGGGTCAGGTAAATCTACCTTACTTCATCTAATCGGAGGCTTGCTTCCTGCGGATCAAGGAGAAATAAATGTAAATGGTATACCGCTAACTTATCTAAAGGAAAAAGAATGGTTCAATCAAGTTAGCTACATTTCGCAACGCCCTTATTTATTCACGGGTACTATTGCAGAAAATATTAAGATCGGTGCAAGGAACTCTTCGCAAGCTGAGATAGAAAAGGCTGCTGCAAAAGCTGGAATCGACAGCTTCATTTCTTCCCTCGAAAAAGGGTATGAAACTGTGATTGGCGAAAGTGGACGTGGGTTATCAGGCGGAGAACAGCAGAGGATTGCTCTTGCACGTGCATTCCTAAATCGGCCGTCGGTTATTTTATTTGATGAACCAACAACTGGGCTTGATTTGTTTACAGAGAAGGTGCTTCAAACATCAATCCAGGAACTTTCAAGGGAAGCGACGGTTATTACAGTCGCACATCGTCTCCATACGATCAGGCAGGCAGACAAAATTCTTCTTCTCGATGAAGGAAAGCTCGTAGCTCAAGGTACAGACGATGAGTTATTCAAGCAAAGTAAGCTATACCAGAAGATGGTTAACGTTCAGAAGGAAGGTGTAGCGTTATGA
- the cydC gene encoding thiol reductant ABC exporter subunit CydC, with translation MKELSFVLKEMISEKRDVFLSICFGFLAGMTAVALFASSGFLISKAALSLPVFALAILTAVIKLFGLARAAGRYFERYYSHRATFTILSNMRVSFYEKLEPHAPRLFQTFRSGELLGRIVGDIDRLQHFFLRVFYPPIIFLLIFLATILFTLYFSLVISFLLIAGVILTGFIVPMWFAYSLRQTDRAVREKRGMFSADVAEFFYGFRDLKVMKRLDTRREELEETSLAYIEAQKREGVVESFHRSMISFVSLFVSWTVITVGAYLVTTGELDGVFLAMLVLISLTAFENASPMALLPAYVQDSTVAARRLSSVVTTDHKEKQVTRQLVDHEAFSITINDLSFSFPGEQRLALEHLSLHISAGEKIAIVGPSGSGKSTLMQLLLKFYEVEGSIKLNNELIDSFSEEDVWGKSNVVLQDNHFFYGTVRDNLLLASEELHDDALRSALHKVQLSYLSIDQNVLERGENLSGGEKQRLAIARAMLKKGRLWLLDEPTSSVDVLTEKVILDHLFEQAAEDTLLLISHRLHNLEQMDQIFVMDKGRAVESGTYEELMKERGYFYKMREIEKSVLL, from the coding sequence ATGAAAGAGTTGTCCTTTGTATTAAAAGAGATGATATCAGAAAAACGAGATGTTTTCCTATCAATCTGTTTTGGCTTTCTCGCAGGAATGACGGCTGTAGCGTTATTTGCTTCGAGTGGATTTCTCATTTCTAAAGCGGCCCTATCGCTACCAGTCTTTGCTCTGGCGATCTTAACAGCAGTTATTAAACTTTTTGGGTTAGCTCGCGCAGCAGGACGGTATTTTGAGCGGTATTATTCCCATCGAGCAACGTTTACCATATTAAGCAACATGCGAGTGTCATTTTATGAGAAATTGGAGCCGCACGCTCCGAGACTGTTTCAAACCTTTCGAAGCGGTGAACTGCTTGGGCGAATCGTTGGAGACATTGACAGGCTTCAACACTTTTTCCTTCGTGTCTTTTATCCGCCGATTATCTTTTTACTTATTTTTCTTGCTACAATTTTATTCACATTGTATTTTTCATTAGTGATATCATTCTTATTGATAGCAGGTGTGATCTTGACTGGCTTTATAGTTCCAATGTGGTTTGCATACAGTTTGCGACAAACAGATCGAGCTGTACGAGAGAAAAGAGGCATGTTTTCAGCGGATGTTGCCGAGTTTTTCTACGGGTTTCGTGATTTGAAGGTAATGAAGAGGCTGGATACCAGGAGAGAGGAACTTGAAGAAACGTCGCTAGCTTATATTGAGGCACAGAAGCGTGAAGGGGTCGTTGAATCCTTTCACCGATCAATGATCTCGTTCGTCTCTCTGTTTGTGTCATGGACAGTTATTACTGTCGGAGCTTACCTTGTTACTACCGGTGAGCTTGACGGTGTTTTTCTAGCAATGCTCGTTCTTATTTCGTTAACGGCTTTTGAAAATGCCAGTCCAATGGCCTTACTTCCTGCTTACGTTCAGGATAGTACTGTAGCAGCCCGTAGACTATCGAGTGTGGTCACTACCGATCATAAGGAAAAACAGGTAACAAGACAACTTGTTGATCATGAGGCATTCAGTATTACTATAAATGATCTTTCCTTCTCATTTCCTGGTGAACAGCGACTTGCATTAGAACATCTCTCTTTGCACATTTCAGCAGGAGAAAAGATAGCAATTGTTGGTCCAAGTGGTTCTGGAAAGTCCACCCTTATGCAGCTTCTTTTAAAATTTTACGAAGTCGAGGGTTCGATTAAGTTAAACAATGAACTGATTGACTCATTTTCAGAAGAGGATGTCTGGGGCAAATCGAACGTGGTGCTTCAAGATAATCATTTTTTCTATGGAACAGTCCGTGATAACCTCCTTCTGGCTTCCGAAGAGCTCCATGATGATGCCTTACGGAGCGCGCTTCATAAAGTGCAGCTTTCTTATCTTTCAATTGATCAGAACGTTCTTGAACGGGGGGAGAACCTTTCTGGTGGTGAAAAACAGCGGCTCGCGATTGCGCGAGCGATGCTAAAGAAAGGTCGTCTCTGGTTACTGGATGAGCCCACTTCGTCAGTTGATGTACTAACAGAAAAAGTTATCTTAGATCATCTATTTGAACAGGCAGCGGAAGATACACTTCTTCTTATTAGTCACCGCTTACACAATCTTGAACAGATGGACCAGATCTTCGTAATGGACAAGGGACGCGCCGTGGAATCTGGTACTTATGAGGAATTAATGAAAGAAAGAGGTTATTTCTACAAAATGAGAGAAATTGAGAAAAGTGTTCTACTCTGA
- the msrA gene encoding peptide-methionine (S)-S-oxide reductase MsrA gives MHTLNTETRKQQLINTLLSKGIYKRGSKQLYMLTLNDLEKIYVEENAVTNIRNGVGTVNLATFAAGCFWGVEALFQQLHGVISTSAGFTGGETINPTYEDVYTELTGHAESVLVEYDPAVISYEELLEVFFDNHNPTSLNRQGEDVGTRYRSAVFFHSKEQAEAAQIVKNKLIASGRFKKPIVTQIVPATTFYRANEYHQSYLAKRGQSSCKIS, from the coding sequence TTGCATACATTAAATACCGAAACTAGAAAACAACAGCTTATTAACACCCTTCTTTCAAAAGGAATTTATAAGAGGGGAAGCAAGCAGCTTTATATGTTAACACTTAATGATTTAGAGAAAATATATGTAGAAGAGAATGCAGTTACCAATATAAGAAACGGAGTGGGCACAGTGAATCTAGCAACGTTTGCAGCAGGATGCTTTTGGGGTGTAGAGGCGCTTTTCCAACAATTACATGGCGTGATTTCGACTTCAGCAGGCTTTACTGGAGGCGAGACCATTAATCCAACCTACGAAGATGTTTATACAGAATTAACAGGGCATGCTGAATCTGTTCTTGTTGAATATGATCCAGCAGTGATCTCATATGAAGAATTACTCGAAGTTTTTTTCGATAATCATAATCCAACCTCATTGAATCGTCAGGGAGAAGATGTTGGTACGAGGTATCGCTCTGCTGTCTTTTTCCACTCAAAAGAACAGGCAGAAGCGGCACAGATTGTTAAAAACAAGCTAATAGCTTCAGGTCGCTTCAAGAAACCGATTGTCACGCAAATCGTTCCAGCAACGACATTTTATCGCGCTAACGAGTATCATCAAAGCTATCTCGCTAAACGAGGCCAGTCTTCTTGCAAAATTTCATGA